One Drosophila subobscura isolate 14011-0131.10 chromosome U, UCBerk_Dsub_1.0, whole genome shotgun sequence DNA window includes the following coding sequences:
- the LOC117901451 gene encoding uncharacterized protein LOC117901451: protein MDDKDKAQHNMISNLPLLFANGYPTSLEKITESQLESFIPFMVQCSLGHINLPKKIDCSEPEWWPENAPFGIPLKKPNDFVGSWMEKMKEIVVICYQFHKSLFLLRFCNDLAAYEHASLRFINNYNSTTSLYDRRNNKLLVTFRNENMSYDRQQKNRKCLLLQKNMNTSIDNLQHMMVEPPPFDIYLCDNCDAELYSKQAILEHENICCMEDDVIVCDSPEPEIKHEGKNENNELRNAFLLNFNLQSKFSESRFSNDLQKTYLFCEETTMDSTGRNRRLPSRRNRNVHSFNRCSFIPISSPAGQKLLKSTKQTVSVEYMSERQERLDRFCYTPLILKSSTKQKLFEKKTSANHTHCTFKKTHEHNLHIYSFPRRQFGKRRDTTQNFLFLNSPLLKKCRPISVRLKKISEHKLGEQMPNSNAKLNIRLTRNNSLNSNWSISPASEDIVDTIDLCSSDDEQQEQTIVYPKILGTDSLAIISLTPNNRLSSKKADVLSQKKCHLQSQTLADNSIKPLQQSVYIFSNYKANSVLSRCAADSKLNPSLVTSLSSPDTFPDSHIHPKECNQENCNFSKNLVAVTDWYAHSTTSDKTPINQTADSNTFESLSATQPYNSSARIIIDLTT from the exons ATGGATGACAAGGATAAAGCTCAGCATAATATGATATCCAATTTGCCTCTCCTGTTTGCAAATGGGTACCCAACGTCGCTTGAGAAAATAACCGAATCGCAATTGGAAAGTTTTATTCCATTTATGGTACAATGCTCTTTGGGACACATAAActtaccaaaaaaaattgattgcaGTGAGCCAGAATGGTGGCCGGAAAACGCACCATTTGGAATTCCGTTAAAAAAGCCGAACGATTTTGTTGGG AGCTGGAtggaaaaaatgaaagaaattgtAGTTATTTGCTATCAATTTCACAAAAGCCTATTTTTATTACGGTTCTGTAATGATTTGGCTGCGTATGAACATGCAAGCTTACGGTTTATAAACAATTATAATTCAACAACATCGCTCTATGAtagaagaaacaacaaattgttggtgACAtttagaaatgaaaacatG TCATATgacagacagcaaaaaaatagaaaatgtcTGTTACTtcaaaaaaatatgaatacatCAATTGATAATTTACAACATATGATGGTTGAACCACCACCTTTTGATATATATCTTTGCGACAATTGTGATGCCGAACTATATTCGAAACAAGCTATATTG GAACAcgaaaatatttgctgcatGGAGGATGATGTAATAGTTTGCGACTCCCCGGAGCCTGAAATAAAACATGaaggaaaaaatgaaaacaacgAATTGCGAAATGCGTTTCTTTTGAACTTTAATCTTCAATCAAAATTTTCGGAATCTCGTTTTTCGAATGATTTACAAAAAACATACCTATTTTGTGAAGAAACAACCATGGACTCAACGGGGAGAAATAGACGGCTACCATCGCGAAGGAATCGAAACGTACACTCATTTAATAGGTGTTCGTTTATCCCAATATCATCTCCCGCAGGACAGAAACTTTTAAAgtccacaaaacaaacagttTCTGTGGAATATATGTCCGAGAGGCAGGAACGTCTTGATCGATTTTGTTACACTCCCTTAATCTTAAAGTCAAGtactaaacaaaaattattcgaaaagaaaacaagcgCTAACCACACTCATTGTACTTTTAAAAAAACCCACGaacataatttgcatatatattcATTTCCCCGCCGCCAATTTGGAAAACGAAGGGATACAACtcaaaactttttgtttctcAATTCTCCGTTACTTAAGAAATGCCGTCCAATTTCAGTCAGATTAAAAAAGATTTCTGAACATAAACTGGGAGAACAGATGcccaattcaaatgcaaaacttaACATAAGACTAACTCGCAATAATTCGCTTAACTCTAATTGGTCAATTTCACCAGCTAGCGAGGATATTGTAGACACTATTGACTTATGCTCTTCAGATGATGAGCAACAAGAGCAAACTATTGTATACCCGAAAATACTTGGCACAGACTCACTTGCTATAATATCACTTACGCCTAATAACAGACTGTCTAGTAAAAAGGCGGATGTCttaagccaaaaaaaatgccaTTTGCAATCACAAACGCTAGCGGATAACTCCATCAAACCACTTCAACAatctgtgtatatattttccaattaCAAGGCTAATTCAGTTTTAAGTCGCTGCGCGGCTGATTCGAAATTAAATCCTTCATTAGTAACTTCTTTAAGTTCACCAGATACATTTCCAGATTCTCATATTCACCCAAAAGAATGTAATCAAGAGAACTGCAATTTTTCAAAGAATTTAGTAGCTGTTACAGATTGGTACGCACACTCAACTACTTCCGATAAGACGCCAATTAACCAAACAGCTGATAGTAATACATTTGAATCACTTTCGGCAACCCAACCTTACAACAGTAGTGCGCGAATAATTATTGATTTGACAACATAA